Below is a window of Aerococcus viridans DNA.
ACGATATAGTGGGGCAAGAAACCTGTGGACCAGGCGGTATGGCTTACGGAATGCGCTCTATTGGTGGCATGATGGACTTGATTGATTTGATGGAAGAATATGCACCGGATTGCTGGATGTTGAACTATTCAAATCCTGCATCAATCGTTGCTGAGGCTTGTAGAGTATTACGTCCAACGTCTAAAGTATTGAATATCTGTGATATGCCCGTGGGTACATTACGCCGGATGTCACAAATCTTAGGGATGACACCAGATGACCTTGAAGTCGATTACTTTGGTTTAAACCACTTTGGTTGGTGGACTTCTATTCGCGGTAAGGATGGTACTGACTACACCGAAAAAGTAAAAGCTTATGTTAAGGAGAATGGCTATCTTAATCAAGTGGAGATTGATACCCAGCATACAGATCCTTCTTGGCAAGAAACGCACAAAAAAGCTAAAGATTTATTTGCTGTTGAACCACGCTTCTTGCCAAATACCTATTTACAATACTACTTATTCCCAGAGGATATGGTGGCCCACGCCAATAAAGATTATACTCGTGCTAATGAGGTAATGGATGGCCGTGAGAAAGAAGTATTTGATACAGCAAGAAATATTATTAGAAATGGTACAGCAAAAGAAAATAATTTCCATATCGATAGTCACGCTTCCTTTATTGTAGATTTAGCACGTGCAATTGCTTTTAATACGCATGAAAGAATGATTATGATTGTTGAAAATAACGGGGCAATTGCCAACTTCCCTGATGATGCAATGGTTGAAGTACCGTGTATTATCGGTAGTAAGGGGCCAGAGGCAATCACCCAAGGGAAAATTCCACAATTTGAACAAGCTTTAATGTTCCAACAATTAACATCTGAGAAGTTATTAGTGGAAGGGTTTATTGAAGGTAGCTATCAAAAGGTTTGGCAAGCTTATACATTATCAAGAACAATTCCGACAGCTACTAAAGCGCGTGAAGTATTAGATGACTTAATTCAAGCAAATGGCGAATTTTGGCCGGAATTAAAATAGGAGTCATGTATGAAGATAACAGTGATAGGATTAGGTAAAATGGGTTTAGCCTTAGCTAAACAATTAATGAAACAAGGACAGCATATTAACGGATTCGACTTGAATCCGTTAATTGTTGACCAATTAGAAACCGATAAGTGTCAGCTATTAACTGATTTAAGAGTTTTGGCGGATACTGCAGACAAGAATGTAGTATTTTCTTTACTGCCTTCTGGTGAACCAACCAAATCTACTATGAAAACTTTAAAAGATATCCTACGCCCGGGTGATGTGGTTGTTGATTTCTCAAATTCTTTTTATAAGGATTCTTTGGATAATTTTGCGCTATTTGAAGAAAAAGCTATCCTATATTATGATTGCGGGATTTCAGGTGGGGTTGAGGGTGCTTTACACGGAGCTTGCATGATGGTAGGTGGGCCAGACCCATTGGATCAGCAAGTGGATGATGTATTGAAGGGGCTTTGTGTACCTGGTGGTTATCGCTTTTAT
It encodes the following:
- a CDS encoding 6-phospho-alpha-glucosidase, giving the protein MKKFSVVIAGGGSTFTPGIVRMLVDNLERFPLERLYLYDNDQARQAILGEAIDIMLKEEAPEIEFAYTDDPKLAFTGMDFCMAHIRVGKYAMRELDEKIPLKHDIVGQETCGPGGMAYGMRSIGGMMDLIDLMEEYAPDCWMLNYSNPASIVAEACRVLRPTSKVLNICDMPVGTLRRMSQILGMTPDDLEVDYFGLNHFGWWTSIRGKDGTDYTEKVKAYVKENGYLNQVEIDTQHTDPSWQETHKKAKDLFAVEPRFLPNTYLQYYLFPEDMVAHANKDYTRANEVMDGREKEVFDTARNIIRNGTAKENNFHIDSHASFIVDLARAIAFNTHERMIMIVENNGAIANFPDDAMVEVPCIIGSKGPEAITQGKIPQFEQALMFQQLTSEKLLVEGFIEGSYQKVWQAYTLSRTIPTATKAREVLDDLIQANGEFWPELK
- a CDS encoding NADP-dependent phosphogluconate dehydrogenase; protein product: MKITVIGLGKMGLALAKQLMKQGQHINGFDLNPLIVDQLETDKCQLLTDLRVLADTADKNVVFSLLPSGEPTKSTMKTLKDILRPGDVVVDFSNSFYKDSLDNFALFEEKAILYYDCGISGGVEGALHGACMMVGGPDPLDQQVDDVLKGLCVPGGYRFYPEPGSGHYLKMVHNGIEYGMMQAIAEGLHLLKAQSHYAFKLDDVVGNWSRGSIIESALLDNIYDELNQDTLLGNFQHKVAASGEAKWMVNEALTEEVPTPVIALSLMNRNASLHEVSFSNQVISAMRYRFGGHKEY